A stretch of Ipomoea triloba cultivar NCNSP0323 chromosome 11, ASM357664v1 DNA encodes these proteins:
- the LOC115995911 gene encoding replication protein A 70 kDa DNA-binding subunit A-like yields MEGLVLIPDVTTELPRWRCKVVVVQKLNTQESRRTPGKKYKPIILEDEAGNKVQAMLYDKDIDGTIDKRLEVSSTYIISNASVQAVVGFTNLPDPKYMNIWNITRSTMIQKLSPDEAIDISGHVQAHLSPFHHIFYYFLSRRPISIMAIVIYKLPRQIVVTKNGEQNVHDFVVMNEELKPIILTLWGTFAVNQGVQLELQLRQGKFPIILAEGLNVNAFQGLSLSTLYNTSIEVDPVSHVAKILNDWKDKNSELIYKEIVDKDKNSELIYKEIVDKTYLDSLLTLADPIRQRKICLSSLETEFEQKPIAWVRGKIRLLKRDGFDYYVGCNYCNKIVHSIEGLQLHYMNCGQTDGITVRRYKVDIEIFDNVGSVRATMFNHEVHRLLLLTSSNIPTCENDGAMLQQTLDNLGLVFALKKNTIFSEQRTKYTVACLCNDVQLDLGESNDGLFRQSLMLGNPTKRRLDFSQLSGDSVDDSQASSPPNDKGKKPKIG; encoded by the exons CACCAGGAAAGAAATATAAACCCATAATATTGGAGGATGAGGCt GGTAACAAAGTGCAAGCAATGTTGTATGACAAAGACATTGATGGGACGATTGATAAAAGACTCGAGGTGTCTtctacatatattatatctaaTGCATCGGTTCAAGCTGTCGTAGGTTTTACAAATTTACCTGATCCAAAGTACATGAATATTTGGAATATAACGAGGAGTACTATGATTCAAAAACTTAGTCCTGATGAGGCAATTGACATATCTGGACATGTCCAGGCTCATCTGAGCCCATTTCACcatattttttactattttttatctCGCCGACCAATAA GCATTATGGCGATTGTTATATACAAGTTACCACGCCAAATTGTGGTGACCAAAAATGGCGAACAAAATGTTCATGATTTTGTTGTCATGAACGAAGA ATTGAAGCCTATTATCCTAACACTTTGGGGAACGTTTGCTGTAAACCAAGGGGTTCAACTTGAATTACAACTTCGGCAAGGGAAATTCCCCATTATACTTGCTGAAGGATTGAACGTTAATGCATTCCAAG ggTTGTCACTGAGTACACTATATAACACATCAATTGAAGTTGATCCTGTTAGCCACGTTGCAAAAATCCTTAATGATTG GAAGGACAAAAACTCTGAACTCATCTACAAGGAAATTGTAGATAAGGACAAAAACTCTGAACTCATCTACAAGGAAATTGTAGATAAGACTTACCTTGATTCATTGCTTACATTGGCAGACCCTATAAGGCAACGAAAAATATGCCTTTCATCTCTTGAAACTGAATTTGAACAA AAACCAATTGCATGGGTGAGAGGCAAAATTAGATTGCTTAAGCGTGATGGTTTCGACTACTACGTTGGTTGCAATTACTGCAACAAAATAGTCCACTCAATTGAAGGCTTACAACTCCACTACATGAACTGTGGACAAACTGATGGCATCACTGTCAGAag GTATAAGGTAGACATAGAAATATTTGATAACGTTGGAAGTGTACGCGCAACAATGTTTAATCATGAGGTGCACCGCCTATTGTTACTGACGTCGTCCAACATACCTACCTGTGAAAACGATGGTGCTATGCTCCAACAAACACTCGATAATCTTGGGCTTGTGTTTGCTCTCAAGAAAAACACCATATTCAGTGAACAAAGAACAAAGTATACAGTAGCGTGTCTGTGCAACGATGTTCAGCTAGACTTAGGTGAATCAAATGATGGTTTGTTTAGGCAATCGTTGATGCTAGGAAATCCCACGAAAAGAAGGCTTGATTTTAGCCAATTATCGGGAGATAGTGTAGACGATTCGCAAGCAAGCAGTCCACCAAATGATAAAGGGAAAAAGCCTAAAATTGGTTGA